One Pokkaliibacter sp. MBI-7 genomic region harbors:
- a CDS encoding VirB3 family type IV secretion system protein: protein MSQHEPFPLFKGATRVATFWGVPMMPLMVMFIVVAVGALTYSIWLWILAPVFWFIMAQITKYDDKAFRIWWLWIDTKLRNRNKGFWGASTYSPTNYRKRR, encoded by the coding sequence ATGAGCCAGCACGAGCCGTTTCCCTTGTTCAAAGGTGCAACGCGCGTCGCGACCTTCTGGGGCGTCCCTATGATGCCCCTTATGGTTATGTTCATAGTCGTTGCTGTTGGCGCTCTGACCTACAGCATTTGGCTGTGGATTCTCGCTCCGGTGTTCTGGTTCATCATGGCCCAGATCACCAAGTACGACGACAAGGCGTTTCGCATCTGGTGGTTGTGGATCGACACCAAGCTCCGCAACCGCAACAAGGGCTTTTGGGGGGCCTCCACCTACAGCCCCACTAACTACCGGAAAAGGAGGTAA
- the trwL gene encoding VirB2 family type IV secretion system major pilin TrwL codes for MKVMEMMKQKTSKRIAGAAAGLMGFMVAAPASAAGLDKAKGMFETLQSELTTIVPIIAAIALLVLSIGYAASFIRKETFFQWVVGVIIAGSAVQITAMLFT; via the coding sequence ATGAAAGTAATGGAAATGATGAAGCAGAAAACTAGCAAACGCATTGCAGGTGCGGCCGCTGGTCTGATGGGCTTCATGGTGGCAGCTCCGGCTTCCGCTGCTGGTCTGGATAAAGCCAAAGGCATGTTCGAGACGCTGCAATCGGAACTGACGACTATCGTGCCGATTATCGCCGCGATTGCCCTGCTGGTTCTGTCAATTGGTTATGCGGCCAGCTTCATCCGCAAGGAAACATTCTTCCAGTGGGTTGTTGGCGTCATTATTGCCGGTTCTGCGGTGCAGATCACGGCCATGCTGTTCACCTAA